In Rosa chinensis cultivar Old Blush chromosome 1, RchiOBHm-V2, whole genome shotgun sequence, a genomic segment contains:
- the LOC112186871 gene encoding AUGMIN subunit 7 isoform X2: protein MAARQMEEIQRKLATLNYPRANAPAQSLLFAGMERYALLEWLFFRLLGDKSPFSQQSLQGDAMDRDEETARIQYLAEIAKFLGITNTIDTEAIQGRGSYEDRTEMLRLIVDLVEASIFADNPEWSIDEQVAKDIQLIDSIAERQAQIFSEECKLFPADVQIQSIYPLHDVSELEQKLTEQSKILSSLQQKVDDLASKHAYNPDEEYAEVESRLRSHLESFLETARSFNMIYTKEIRPWTHMMEVPQLHGFGPAANRLLEAYKMLLKER, encoded by the exons ATGGCAGCGAGGCAAATGGAAGAGATACAGCGGAAGCTGGCGACTTTGAACTACCCGAGAGCCAATGCGCCTGCTCAGTCCCTCCTCTTCGCCGGCATGGAGCGCTATGCTCTTCTCGAGTGGCTCTTCTTCCG ATTGCTGGGGGACAAGTCACCTTTCTCCCAACAAAGTCTTCAAGGGGACGCCATGGATCGCGACGAAGAAACTGCCCGCATTCAAT ATTTGGCAGAGATTGCGAAGTTTTTGGGTATTACAAATACAATTGACACAGAAGCCATTCAA GGACGAGGAAGCTATGAAGATCGCACTGAAATGCTTCGTTTAATTGTAGATCTCGTGGAGGCAAGCATTTTTGCTGATAATCCAGAATGGAG TATAGATGAGCAGGTGGCAAAGGATATACAGCTAATTGATTCCATTGCAGAGAGACAAGCTCAAATATTCTCAGAAGAGTGCAAATTGTTTCCCGCTGATGTTCAGATTCAGTCTATATATCCATT GCATGATGTTTCTGAGCTGGAGCAAAAGCTTACAGAACAATCAAAGATACTCTCAAGTCTTCAACAAAAGGTTGATGATTTGGCATCAaag CATGCTTACAACCCAGATGAGGAGTATGCAGAGGTAGAATCCAGATTGCGTTCACATTTGGAATCTTTTCTAGAAACTGCAAGATCATTCAATATGATTTACACCAAG GAAATACGTCCCTGGACACACATGATGGAGGTACCCCAGCTCCATGGGTTTGGGCCAGCTGCCAATCGCTTGTTGGAGGCATATAAGATGCTTTTGAAG GAACGTTGA
- the LOC112186871 gene encoding AUGMIN subunit 7 isoform X1 — translation MAARQMEEIQRKLATLNYPRANAPAQSLLFAGMERYALLEWLFFRLLGDKSPFSQQSLQGDAMDRDEETARIQYLAEIAKFLGITNTIDTEAIQGRGSYEDRTEMLRLIVDLVEASIFADNPEWSIDEQVAKDIQLIDSIAERQAQIFSEECKLFPADVQIQSIYPLHDVSELEQKLTEQSKILSSLQQKVDDLASKHAYNPDEEYAEVESRLRSHLESFLETARSFNMIYTKEIRPWTHMMEVPQLHGFGPAANRLLEAYKMLLKFLGNLRNLRDSHAALAVGSSDSVAGEPSSVTRIISECESALTFLNRDLGILSASIAREQGE, via the exons ATGGCAGCGAGGCAAATGGAAGAGATACAGCGGAAGCTGGCGACTTTGAACTACCCGAGAGCCAATGCGCCTGCTCAGTCCCTCCTCTTCGCCGGCATGGAGCGCTATGCTCTTCTCGAGTGGCTCTTCTTCCG ATTGCTGGGGGACAAGTCACCTTTCTCCCAACAAAGTCTTCAAGGGGACGCCATGGATCGCGACGAAGAAACTGCCCGCATTCAAT ATTTGGCAGAGATTGCGAAGTTTTTGGGTATTACAAATACAATTGACACAGAAGCCATTCAA GGACGAGGAAGCTATGAAGATCGCACTGAAATGCTTCGTTTAATTGTAGATCTCGTGGAGGCAAGCATTTTTGCTGATAATCCAGAATGGAG TATAGATGAGCAGGTGGCAAAGGATATACAGCTAATTGATTCCATTGCAGAGAGACAAGCTCAAATATTCTCAGAAGAGTGCAAATTGTTTCCCGCTGATGTTCAGATTCAGTCTATATATCCATT GCATGATGTTTCTGAGCTGGAGCAAAAGCTTACAGAACAATCAAAGATACTCTCAAGTCTTCAACAAAAGGTTGATGATTTGGCATCAaag CATGCTTACAACCCAGATGAGGAGTATGCAGAGGTAGAATCCAGATTGCGTTCACATTTGGAATCTTTTCTAGAAACTGCAAGATCATTCAATATGATTTACACCAAG GAAATACGTCCCTGGACACACATGATGGAGGTACCCCAGCTCCATGGGTTTGGGCCAGCTGCCAATCGCTTGTTGGAGGCATATAAGATGCTTTTGAAG TTCCTAGGGAACTTGAGGAATCTTAGAGACTCACATGCTGCTCTTGCTGTCGGATCATCTGACTCAGTTGCTGGTGAGCCCTCTTCTGTCACAAGAATAATCTCAGAATGTGAATCTGCGTTGACATTCTTAAATCGTGACCTTGGAATTCTCTCGGCTTCCATTGCTCGAGAGCAAGGTGAATAG